The sequence below is a genomic window from Phycodurus eques isolate BA_2022a chromosome 6, UOR_Pequ_1.1, whole genome shotgun sequence.
agcgagagagcagaAGAGGGTGGCTTGAggagagttattttttttgcaggggaATCTTTGCCAGAGGTGAGAGGGTTAAGTTTAAGGGAATGCCACTAAGGTTATAAGTTGCCCCATCATATAGTTTTTCCTCAGGGTGTGGCTCCTTCTGTGCTATGTATAAGGAATGCCACACACTGAGTCAGTGCAATGttgaggaagaaagaaagaattagGGTTTCATTTGAATATGATTGCATGCAGTGGTTATTATATTAGGGAGCAAAGCAATGGAATTAAATAGAAAATCACTGCAGCACTGTACTGTGAcactgaaaaataatttaatattgtaTCAAAACACaagcggcacgatggacgactggttagagcgtctgcctcacagttctgaggattggggttcaatccccggccccacctgtgtggagtttgcatgttctccccgtgcctgcgtgggttttctccgggcactccggtttcctcccacatcccaaaaacatgcatggtaggttaattgaagtctctaaattccccgtaggtgtgaatgtgagtacccatggttgtttgtttgtatgtgccctccgattggctggcacccagttcagggtgtaccccgcctcctgcccgatgatagctgggataggctccagcacccccgcgacccttttgaggataagcggctcagaaaatggatggatggattgttcaaaacacaaacacttttATAAAGTCTTCTGTCTCTGATTAGCATTAACAATGCTGCCAGTCCTTGGGCCAAAGGTCATGCCAATGAATCTGTGTTCCTCTCATGTTTGTATTTCTCCCTGTCAGGACATCAATCAGAAACTGCAGGAAGACAACCGTGAACTGCGAGACTTGTGCTGCTTCCTGGACGATGACCGCCAAAAAGGAAAGCGTGTTTCCAGGGAGTGGCAGCGTCTGGGCCGTTACAGCTCAAGCATTATGCGCAAAGAGGTGACCCTCTATCTCCAAAAACTCAAGGAATTAGAGCTTCGACAGGAGGAGGTCATCCGTGAGAACTTGGAGCTGAAAGAGCTCTGTCTCCTCCTGGATGAGGACAAAGGAATAGTAAGTGGAGGTGGAGGAACTGGCGGGAGTGTTGGAATGGGCGTGGGGTCCCGAAACTCCATAGATAGCCAGAACAGTTTGCTGCTGGTTCCTGGGCAGGGGCTCCTAATGAGGGATGTTGGGGATGGGAGCAGCACCTCTAGCGCAGGGAGTGCTGACAGCTCAGATCACCATCAGCATAAGCAAACTCACCTGACTGTCGGAGTGGGCGGTGTTGGAAATGGCAGGGAAAAAGGGAGTCCTGAGCTGGCGCATAAACCTAGATGTAGCAGCATCAGTGCCATAGGAGGAGGAATAGCAGACAGGGAGGTGTCAAGCCCCGAACACCCGGCCGGGCGCAACCGGAGTACAAGTTTGGAGTATCCGTACACTTTGCCCCAACTCTGTCGACCACGTTGCGGTTCCATATCAGTGCCTGACCACAGCCG
It includes:
- the ccdc85al gene encoding coiled-coil domain containing 85A, like isoform X2 translates to MEKATPPPQPQVQLSIAKTDSPADDISGLSDEELLKWTKEDLDINQKLQEDNRELRDLCCFLDDDRQKGKRVSREWQRLGRYSSSIMRKEVTLYLQKLKELELRQEEVIRENLELKELCLLLDEDKGIVSGGGGTGGSVGMGVGSRNSIDSQNSLLLVPGQGLLMRDVGDGSSTSSAGSADSSDHHQHKQTHLTVGVGGVGNGREKGSPELAHKPRCSSISAIGGGIADREVSSPEHPAGRNRSTSLEYPYTLPQLCRPRCGSISVPDHSRVMRGLSPEKYGRNVGRSSPEQHPKHYSSDLLLGQRQHYLGQGGSGDLFQRHHRSSISSTACESPEPRHAHLGASEHVEKGCIVQGGSPETHRHQYSLSPDHGKFGSPIRDAQRRSAGDELSPHHRSIYNGMNALISAGCCTNNCRNVKLWDSFDASS